From Pseudoalteromonas rubra, one genomic window encodes:
- a CDS encoding ligand-binding sensor domain-containing diguanylate cyclase: MRFILLLLLCIFTTGVNAAINDYVVKQWSMQNGLPSQSIKSVVQDQQGYIWLGTQFGLSRFDGLQFSNYTTQNSTFLDSNAVNKIFVDRFGMLWIGTRRGVTRLNPQTLAAERFEVQGEVRDILEDHNGNIWVAANGLYYVSAKRLTLAENNLDNKKLSLTHISQIVGSVTKMTSSPQGIWLINERHLLRISESQSMGSNDMRLELSSKVSLPRQLAQTNIHDLAWIDGKLFLASQLGAYFLDFDEVLRRYDEIGNNATYKFLSDQQGGMWVSTYGRLLYKESGGQWQYVELAQLDQGIWFTDIFIDNDSNVWMASINEGLWLAHAGRVERFAVGTQREQAVSAITQDLQGNVWVATREGVGRLDGNDNFEPVISSEQLKGVEIHDMEFIGERLFLGTGRGVVIYEDDKLLAIPNREFRQTQVFTLTPSNQGGLWLGTGRGLYRLDYSGLTPFTYNAFLGSQFITYVVDFPRFGFIGTDKGAYKYNERGIEKIGGQTSLESAYVTSILHVEGSATLVGTFYDGLYYRSQDGDWHQLDASHGLPYGPILSLHFDKTQELVWVSTMKGVYRMPVAQFSEPVQNLQVEQVINPFDRQLDGVPSQCCTGLGHDAVVEQDDYLLYPSLQGIVRIPKKVQLFSAAELAPKFESISTAYRNLTPDRLEGPVELDTSERDLTIRYTAIDFYAPQSIEFRYKLDGHDAQWRDAQSRREAIYTNLPPGDFTFLLQVKRRGQDWQQAHNLSLNLQLPQRFDETVFFRLIITCGFMFLFYLVFWVFRTQERRKQAALEALVAERTTELRKANDKLNQVNTQLKLVSHSDELTGLRSRRFLFDQLPKDIEHYQRNAQSLRQQDKSLVLMILNIDSFSKINDAYGPIGGDSCLQQLATLLNTRTQGSDYVARWSGDEFLLLLRDFKCSEVERYVSELCKAIAQFDFKLPNGKSLNLSVSVGWSFYPLPLLGGQVIGWEASVNLADIALHEVKQRGGDGAATITFDEQLDAFEFEQSQNVESQLQLLQSNGLAEVKVWMR, encoded by the coding sequence ATGCGATTTATACTTCTACTGTTGCTGTGCATATTCACCACCGGTGTGAATGCGGCAATTAATGATTATGTTGTTAAACAGTGGAGTATGCAAAACGGGCTGCCGTCGCAAAGTATAAAAAGCGTTGTACAGGATCAGCAGGGTTATATCTGGCTGGGGACACAGTTCGGCTTAAGTCGCTTTGATGGCTTGCAGTTTAGCAATTATACGACCCAAAACAGCACGTTTCTTGACAGCAATGCGGTCAATAAGATTTTCGTAGACCGATTTGGTATGTTGTGGATAGGTACCCGCCGGGGTGTGACCCGTTTAAATCCACAGACGCTTGCCGCAGAGCGTTTTGAAGTCCAGGGCGAAGTCAGAGATATTCTCGAAGATCATAATGGCAATATCTGGGTCGCTGCAAATGGCTTATACTATGTGTCGGCCAAGCGCCTTACTTTGGCTGAAAATAACCTCGACAACAAAAAACTCTCCCTAACGCATATCAGCCAAATCGTTGGCTCCGTAACTAAAATGACGTCTTCACCGCAGGGGATTTGGCTGATCAATGAGCGCCATTTACTGCGGATCAGCGAATCGCAATCTATGGGCTCCAATGATATGCGGCTTGAGCTGTCGAGCAAAGTTTCATTACCCCGGCAGTTAGCGCAGACCAATATCCATGACCTTGCCTGGATAGACGGTAAGCTTTTCCTGGCTTCTCAGTTAGGTGCTTATTTTCTTGATTTCGATGAGGTGTTACGGCGCTATGATGAGATTGGCAATAACGCGACCTATAAGTTTCTAAGCGATCAGCAAGGCGGTATGTGGGTTTCCACATATGGACGGCTGCTGTACAAAGAAAGTGGTGGTCAGTGGCAATATGTCGAACTGGCACAGCTGGATCAGGGGATATGGTTTACCGATATCTTCATCGACAACGACTCAAATGTGTGGATGGCCAGTATCAATGAAGGCTTGTGGCTGGCACATGCTGGCAGAGTAGAGCGTTTTGCTGTCGGGACGCAACGAGAGCAGGCCGTTTCTGCGATTACGCAAGACCTGCAGGGGAACGTTTGGGTAGCAACCCGTGAAGGGGTTGGCCGATTGGACGGCAACGATAATTTTGAACCCGTGATCAGTTCAGAGCAGCTCAAAGGGGTTGAGATCCATGATATGGAGTTTATTGGCGAACGTTTGTTTCTGGGTACCGGTCGGGGTGTGGTGATTTATGAAGACGATAAATTGCTGGCTATCCCTAATCGAGAATTTCGTCAGACTCAGGTCTTTACGCTGACCCCCTCCAATCAAGGTGGATTATGGCTGGGTACCGGGCGTGGTCTATATCGGCTCGATTACAGTGGACTGACACCCTTCACTTATAATGCCTTTCTTGGTAGCCAGTTTATTACCTATGTCGTCGACTTCCCTCGCTTTGGTTTTATTGGCACCGATAAAGGGGCCTATAAATATAATGAACGCGGCATCGAGAAGATAGGCGGGCAGACGTCCCTTGAGTCTGCTTATGTCACCAGTATCTTGCACGTTGAAGGTAGTGCCACTCTGGTGGGGACCTTTTATGATGGCCTTTATTATCGAAGCCAGGATGGAGACTGGCATCAGCTGGATGCCTCACACGGGCTACCTTATGGCCCGATTTTGTCATTGCATTTCGATAAAACCCAGGAACTCGTTTGGGTGAGTACCATGAAAGGTGTATATCGGATGCCGGTGGCACAGTTTAGTGAACCTGTACAGAATCTGCAGGTTGAACAGGTTATCAATCCCTTTGACAGGCAACTGGATGGGGTGCCGAGTCAATGTTGTACCGGACTGGGGCATGATGCTGTGGTTGAGCAGGATGATTATCTTCTCTATCCCAGCCTGCAAGGCATAGTGCGGATCCCGAAAAAGGTGCAACTATTTAGTGCTGCTGAACTGGCACCTAAATTTGAGAGTATCTCTACGGCATACCGAAACCTGACACCAGACAGACTTGAGGGGCCAGTTGAACTCGACACCAGCGAGCGAGATTTGACGATTCGCTACACGGCTATCGATTTTTATGCACCGCAAAGTATAGAATTCCGCTATAAACTGGACGGGCACGATGCCCAGTGGCGCGATGCACAGTCTCGCCGGGAAGCCATATATACAAACTTGCCGCCGGGCGATTTCACTTTCTTACTACAGGTGAAGCGACGTGGTCAGGACTGGCAACAGGCACATAATCTGTCACTGAATCTGCAATTACCCCAGCGGTTTGATGAAACGGTGTTTTTCCGTTTGATAATCACCTGTGGCTTCATGTTTTTATTCTATCTGGTGTTCTGGGTGTTTCGCACTCAGGAGCGACGTAAACAGGCCGCACTGGAAGCGCTGGTTGCGGAGCGTACAACCGAGCTGAGAAAAGCCAACGACAAACTGAATCAGGTAAATACGCAACTGAAGCTGGTCAGCCACTCAGATGAGTTGACGGGGCTTCGGAGTCGCCGCTTCTTATTTGACCAGCTTCCCAAAGATATTGAACACTATCAGCGTAACGCACAGTCATTGCGTCAGCAGGATAAGAGTCTGGTGCTGATGATCCTGAATATCGATAGTTTCAGTAAAATCAATGATGCTTATGGCCCAATTGGTGGAGATAGCTGTTTGCAGCAGCTTGCGACCTTGCTTAATACCCGTACTCAGGGTTCAGATTATGTGGCGCGTTGGAGTGGCGATGAGTTTTTGCTGCTTTTACGGGACTTTAAATGCTCCGAAGTTGAACGATATGTTAGTGAGTTATGTAAAGCAATTGCCCAATTTGACTTTAAGCTACCCAATGGCAAGTCATTGAACCTGAGTGTCTCTGTAGGCTGGTCCTTCTATCCACTGCCTTTGCTGGGAGGGCAGGTGATAGGCTGGGAGGCCTCGGTTAACCTTGCTGATATCGCATTGCATGAAGTAAAACAACGCGGTGGTGATGGCGCCGCGACCATAACTTTTGACGAACAACTGGATGCCTTTGAGTTCGAACAAAGCCAGAATGTGGAATCGCAGCTACAATTGCTGCAGTCGAATGGCCTGGCAGAAGTGAAAGTGTGGATGCGCTAG
- a CDS encoding phosphatidylglycerophosphatase A family protein, with amino-acid sequence MNKPLSFNLKRPHHFLALGFGLGLAPKAPGTFGTLAALPFILLTMGQPLWLQVALAVVISLAGFWICGKTARDVGVHDHPAIVWDEVAGFYITMVGAAISWQSLLVGFLLFRFFDIAKPGPIRLLDRKLHGGFGIMADDLLAGIFSLICLQALFKTGVLGG; translated from the coding sequence TTGAATAAGCCGTTATCATTCAACCTCAAACGCCCGCACCACTTTTTAGCTTTGGGGTTCGGTTTAGGACTGGCGCCCAAAGCGCCGGGTACTTTTGGTACCCTGGCAGCATTGCCATTTATTTTGCTGACAATGGGACAGCCCTTGTGGTTACAAGTAGCTCTGGCAGTTGTTATCAGCCTCGCTGGCTTTTGGATTTGTGGTAAAACCGCTCGTGATGTCGGAGTACATGACCACCCTGCCATTGTATGGGATGAAGTTGCCGGATTTTATATTACCATGGTGGGGGCAGCAATTAGCTGGCAGTCTTTGTTGGTTGGCTTCTTGTTGTTTCGCTTTTTTGATATCGCAAAGCCTGGTCCCATCAGATTATTGGACAGAAAACTCCATGGTGGCTTTGGGATCATGGCGGATGACCTACTTGCCGGGATATTTTCATTGATTTGTCTGCAAGCTTTGTTTAAAACAGGGGTCCTGGGCGGCTAA
- the ribH gene encoding 6,7-dimethyl-8-ribityllumazine synthase, with amino-acid sequence MKIIEGNKYAPGKKFAIVISRFNDFIGSSLLEGAVDELKRTGGVKDEDITVVYVPGAVELPLAAKRVAMKKEHDAIIALGVIIRGGTPHFDLVANESNKGLASVSLDYDIPVAFGVLTTESIEQAIERAGTKMGNKGGEAALGALEMVNVLEQI; translated from the coding sequence ATGAAAATCATCGAAGGTAATAAATACGCACCAGGCAAAAAATTTGCCATTGTCATCTCCCGTTTCAACGACTTTATCGGCAGCAGTCTGTTAGAAGGCGCGGTTGATGAGTTAAAGCGCACAGGTGGCGTAAAGGATGAAGACATCACAGTTGTGTATGTACCGGGTGCGGTAGAATTACCTTTGGCGGCAAAACGTGTTGCAATGAAGAAAGAACACGATGCCATCATTGCATTAGGTGTCATCATCCGTGGTGGTACGCCTCATTTCGACTTGGTTGCAAATGAGTCTAACAAAGGCCTGGCGAGCGTGTCTCTGGACTACGATATCCCGGTTGCCTTTGGTGTGTTAACCACCGAAAGTATTGAGCAGGCCATCGAACGTGCGGGAACCAAAATGGGCAATAAGGGTGGCGAAGCCGCACTTGGTGCACTAGAAATGGTGAACGTGCTAGAGCAAATTTAA
- a CDS encoding H-NS histone family protein — MREIRSFIKTASYSDLNKALELIQAAIDEQAKQEEAKKEVLALIKEKGLSLEDFASESATDKRSKVRPKYRIEKDGEVFEWTGRGKTPKAFVDVNLEEHKI; from the coding sequence ATGCGTGAAATAAGATCTTTTATAAAGACTGCAAGTTACAGTGATTTGAATAAAGCGCTGGAGCTGATCCAAGCTGCTATTGATGAGCAGGCAAAACAGGAAGAAGCCAAAAAAGAAGTTTTGGCACTGATTAAAGAAAAAGGATTGTCTTTAGAAGATTTTGCTTCGGAAAGTGCGACTGATAAGCGTAGTAAGGTACGCCCAAAATACCGAATTGAAAAAGATGGTGAGGTATTTGAATGGACTGGTCGCGGTAAAACACCAAAGGCGTTTGTTGATGTTAATTTAGAAGAGCATAAAATCTAA
- the thiL gene encoding thiamine-phosphate kinase has translation MKEFELINHYFKGRGIARRDVKVGIGDDCAIVTVPEKHQLAITTDTLVAGVHFFEDIPPRALGHRALAVNLSDLAAMGAEPTWISIGLTLPKVDMDWLEAFTEGMHEIAEYYNVQLIGGDTTQGPLTITICAKGIIPNDKALTRSGAKVGDWIYVTGELGDAALAIEARKRQLVLGDKQVKRLEEKLHFPTPRVAAGQVLRGMATACIDISDGLLADLQHILNKSAVGAIINIEDVPVSPIMKQLQPESLRRELSLAYGDDYELLFTVNDSNKGAVEARLRQYGVEPVCIGQVTASAGKLELFNAGEKCPLPRSGYQHF, from the coding sequence ATGAAGGAATTTGAATTAATCAATCATTACTTCAAGGGACGTGGTATTGCGCGCCGTGATGTAAAGGTTGGCATTGGTGATGATTGTGCCATAGTGACGGTTCCTGAAAAGCACCAACTTGCCATTACGACAGACACCCTGGTTGCCGGTGTCCACTTTTTCGAAGACATTCCACCCAGAGCACTTGGCCATCGTGCATTGGCTGTTAACCTCAGTGATTTAGCTGCCATGGGCGCAGAGCCAACCTGGATCTCCATTGGACTGACCTTACCTAAGGTTGATATGGACTGGCTGGAAGCGTTTACTGAAGGGATGCATGAAATTGCTGAATACTATAATGTTCAGCTGATTGGCGGTGATACGACACAGGGTCCGCTAACCATTACCATTTGTGCCAAAGGGATTATTCCCAATGATAAAGCGCTGACACGTTCTGGTGCTAAAGTGGGTGACTGGATCTACGTGACTGGAGAACTGGGCGATGCTGCGCTGGCTATTGAAGCACGTAAACGTCAGCTTGTGCTTGGCGACAAGCAAGTAAAGCGGCTTGAAGAAAAGTTGCATTTCCCAACTCCCAGAGTTGCGGCAGGGCAGGTTTTACGTGGTATGGCAACAGCCTGTATCGATATTTCAGATGGCTTACTGGCTGACTTACAGCACATCCTGAATAAATCCGCAGTCGGGGCCATTATTAATATCGAAGATGTGCCCGTGTCACCAATTATGAAACAATTGCAACCTGAATCTTTGCGGCGTGAGCTAAGTCTGGCTTATGGCGATGACTACGAGTTGTTATTTACCGTCAACGACAGCAACAAAGGGGCTGTCGAAGCAAGGCTGCGCCAGTATGGCGTTGAGCCTGTTTGTATCGGTCAGGTCACGGCTTCAGCGGGTAAGCTTGAGCTGTTCAATGCGGGCGAAAAGTGCCCTTTGCCACGCAGTGGTTATCAACATTTTTAA
- the nusB gene encoding transcription antitermination factor NusB, with protein MKPAARRKARVLALQAVYSWQLSGNPIADIEQQMLIENDVSKVDVEYFKDLARGVAVNCKQLDELMTPHLSRPFDDLDMVEKAVLRVSIYELKFREDVPYKVAINEGIELAKMFGAEDSHKFVNGVLDKAVKIIRK; from the coding sequence GTGAAACCAGCAGCTAGACGTAAGGCGCGTGTCCTTGCCCTTCAGGCAGTATATTCTTGGCAGCTAAGTGGCAACCCCATTGCTGATATCGAGCAGCAAATGCTGATCGAAAACGACGTTTCAAAGGTTGATGTAGAGTACTTCAAGGATCTGGCTCGTGGTGTTGCAGTGAACTGCAAGCAGCTAGATGAATTGATGACGCCGCATTTATCTCGTCCATTTGATGACCTGGATATGGTTGAAAAAGCCGTATTACGCGTCAGCATTTACGAGTTAAAATTCCGCGAAGACGTCCCTTATAAAGTCGCCATTAACGAAGGGATTGAGCTGGCGAAAATGTTTGGTGCCGAAGACAGTCACAAATTTGTCAACGGCGTACTGGACAAAGCGGTTAAGATAATCCGCAAGTAA